From one Brachypodium distachyon strain Bd21 chromosome 4, Brachypodium_distachyon_v3.0, whole genome shotgun sequence genomic stretch:
- the LOC112272388 gene encoding uncharacterized protein LOC112272388: MEEESLDGAPPCYRPLRDIDAANGSRTDADGSFCCHNPTEGHARRSGQRGCFVFQRWLFGGLSAEEFVDWLDEVERIFEYAEVPEDEQVPAVAMRLKGRASVCWKNLGQSRKHISERLLLKSSSSDHCAQIAILTGQDPIILCQQGRQQGTVIQDRQVLHTCPKELKTCPIHQQEVHVLSVDLQNIFKRIAQGAVAEKVKGWWVIVRSSPNCKVIRYMMIMMTLKRLN; the protein is encoded by the exons ATGGAAGAGGAGTCGCTGGATGGGGCTCCTCCCTGCTATCGCCCCTTACGCGACATCGATGCAGCAAATGGCAGCCGTACAGACGCAGATGGCTCATTTTGCTGTCACAACCCGACGGAGGGACATGCCAGAAGATCAGGGCAGCGAGGATGCTTCGTATTTCAGCGATGGCTCTTCG GAGGTCTCTCTGCTGAAGAATTTGTGGATTGGCTGGATGAGGTGGAGCGTATATTTGAATATGCAGAGGTGCCAGAGGACGAACAAGTTCCTGCAGTTGCAATGCGGCTGAAGGGGCGTGCTTCAGTTTGCTGGAAAAATTTGGGGCAAAGTCGCAAG CATATCAGCGAGCGGTTGCTATtgaaaagcagcagcagcgaccaTTGCGCACAAATAGCAATCCTTACCGGCCAAGATCCAATAATATTGTGCCAACAAGGGCGTCAACAAGGAACGGTGATACAAGACCGACAGGTCCTGCACACTTGCCCAAAGGAGCTAAAGACATGTCCAATCCATCAACAAGAGGTTCATGTTTTAAGTGTGGATCTTCAGAACATTTTCAAAAGGATTGCCCAAGGAGCAGTGGCCGAGAAGGTAAAGGGCTGGTGGGTGATTGTGAGGAGCAGCCCGAACTGCAAGGTGATCCGATATATGATGATTATGATGACATTGAAGAGGTTGAACTAG